Part of the Cellulomonas hominis genome, AACAGCCGGGCGTCGCCGGCGGGCGACCCCTGGGGGGTGCTCGCGGCGAGGTGGGCGGACCGCACGGCACCGGCGAGCGCCGCGACGGCCGCGCCGCCGAGCAGCGCGTCGGTGAGGACGCGCAGGGCGCGGGCCCGGGGCGCCGGGCCGGCCGCGCGGTCGGCGTCGGGGTCGGCGTCGGCGTCGGCGAGCACCGCCACGCCCACCGCGAGCGCCGCGCACGCCAGCAGCACCGCCGACCGGAGGCCGGTCTCGCGCCCGAGGACCGCGAGCAGCAGCGTCGGCGCGACGAGCAGCGCGGTGCCCGACTGCACCAGCGGCCGCCAGCCGTCGGCCCGGCGGGACAGCAGGGTGCCGACCACGACCGCGGCGAGCGCGGGCGGCACGGTGTAGGCCTCGACCAGCCCGACCTCCCACCACGCGAGCGCCGACCAGACGACCCCGGTCCACAGCGCGGCGGAGGCCCACCAGACCGGGCGCCGGTCGGGCCGCCGGGCGACGGCCGTGCCGCCCGCGGCGAGGATCGCGCACACCACGAGGACGGTGCCGGCACCCGTGCTGTCCCGTGCGATCGCGAGCAGCAGCGCGACGGCGCCGGTCGCGGCGGCCGCGGCCTCGAGCGCGACCCGGGCGTGCTCGGCGGGCACGTCCAGCGCCCGGCGGCGCAGGCGGCCGGCGACGGGCGGGGCGGCGACCGCCGCGGCGGCGGCCAGCACGGCGACGACCGGCAGCAGCACCGGGGACGCCGACCCGGGCAGCAGCACGGCGCCCGCGCAGATGAGGGCGACGGCGAGGGTCGGCACCACGAGGGCGGCGGCGAGCACGCGCAGCCAGGCGGGGACCGGGCGCACCCGGGTGTCGAGCAGCACGCCCTCGAGCACCAGCAGCGCGGCCGCGGCGCCGGCCGACCACCACGTCCGGTCGGCGGCCACCGCCACGACGGCGACCCCGGCCGGGACCACGGCGACCGCCAGGACGGCCAGCCACGTGTCGCGGCCGACGCGCGGGACGACCGTCAGCACCACCGCGGCCACGGTCAGGGCGACCGAGACGCCGCCCGCCACCCCGAAGCCGTCCCAGCCGAGCCACCCCAGCAGCACGGCGAGGACCGCCCCGGCGTAGGCCGCGCCGGCCGCCACGAGGACGCCGCGCAGGTCGGCCGTCACGAGCCGCCGGGTGCGGAGCAGCAGCACGACCGCGGCGACGGCGCCGAGGGCCGCGGTCGGGCGGGACACCCAGGAGAGGGCGGTGAGGAACGCGAGCTGGGCGAACGCGGCGGCGACCAGGGTCGCCCGCCACGGTGTCGCCGCCGCCGGGACCGCGCCCGCGGTCGGCGGCTCCGTGCCCGCGTCCCGGGAGGGCAGGCGGCGGGCGGCCTCCACCAGCAGCACCGCGAGCACCAGCTCCCCGACGAGCAGAGCGGGCGACCACGGGTGCAGCAGCCCGGTCGCCGCGGCGACCGCGAGCACGACGGCCGCCGGCAGGCACGCGCGGCCGAACGCGACGACGGCCGGCGGGCGCACGACGGGGACGAGCGCGGGGCCGCCGACGCCGCCGGGCAGGCCGCTGCCGGGCAGGCCCGCGCCCGGCACGCCAGCGATCCCCGCGGGCACCGCCCCGGGCCACGGCCGGTGCCGCACCGGCGCGAGCGGGATCCGCCCGATCGCCGCGAGGGCCCCGGCCAGCACCGCGAGCGCGAGCACCGGCCCGACCCCCGAGCCGCCCGCCTCGGCGAACGCGGCGGGGCCCAGCAGGTCCGGGACGGGCGCGCCCAGCGCCCCGAGCAGGGCGAGCGTCGAGCCGGTCCCCGCCACCGCGCCCGGCACGGTCGCGAGCACGAGCGCGACCCAGCCGCCGGTGACCCGCGCCCGGTAGAGCACGTCGGTCGCGGTCGGCGTCCCGCCGGCGAGCGGCAGCGCGACCAGCAGCGTCCACGCGCCCGCGCCGGCGACCGGGCCCGCCCCGCCCCCGGAGGGCACCGCCCCGATCGCGGCGACCACCGCACCGAGCACGGTGAGCGCGCCCGACGCGGACGTCCACGCCGCCGCCTGCCCGGAGCGCGTCTGCACCGCCGCGACGGCGGCGGCGAGCAGCAGCCCGACCGCGATGCCGCCCGAGTCCCAGCCGCGCACCGGCGACGGCAGCGCCACCGTGGCGGCCAGCGCGGCGACGAGCAGGACGGCGGCGGCCAGCACGAGCAGCCCGTCCAGCGCCGGGGACGACCGCTCGAACCGCCCGGCCACGGCGCGCCCGAGCGGCACGCGGACCAGGGTCACGAGGCCGGCGGCGAGCAGCCCGAGGTGCCACGCCCACGGGCCCCCGACCGCCCCGGCGACGCAGAGCGGGACCAGCGGCAGCGCGAGCACGGCGACCGTCCACGAGCGGACCCGCGCCGCGAGCCCGGCGGCGGGCAGGCCGGTGCCGACCCCCGCCAGCAGCACCGCCAGCACGACCCACCGGGCCGGGGCGTCGGCGAGCTCCGCGACCACCCACGCGTCCACGACGGCGAGCGCGGCGACGAGGCCGCCCACCGCCTCCGCGGAGCCGCCGATGCCCGTGCGCCGCAGCACCAGCGTGCCCGCGGCCGCGCCGGCCGTGGCGAGGAGCAGCACGACCACGCGGGCGGCGGGCGCCTCGGCCAGCACGAAGAACGCGAACACCAGGGCCGCGGCGGCGACCAGGCCGGCGCCGGCGAGGGCGAAGAGGCGGGCGACGTCGAAGGGGCGCTCGGCGCGCGGGGCCGGGGCCGGGGCCGGGCCACGGAGGTACGGGGGGACCGGGAGGACCGGCGCGGCCGGGCCGGGCAGGGGTGCCGGCCGGCCGGCCGGGGCGAGGCTGGCGGGCTGCACCGGCGAGGGCTGCGCGGCGTGGGCCGGCTGCGCGGCGGCAACCGGCGGCACGGGCGCGGCGTCACCGTACGGCGCCCCCGGCACCCACGTCGACGCCCCCGGGACGCCGCCCGCCGCGCCCGCGGACCGCGCCTGCTGCGCCGCCCGCACGGCGTCGATCACCCGCTGCCGCTCGTCCAGCGCCCGCACCGCGGCCCGGGACGCCTCCGCGATCCGCGAGCCCTCCGCCCCGGCGAGGTCGAGCCCGCACCGGTCGCAGCGCGCGACCCGGAGCGTGGCGCCGCACGCGGCGCAGCGGGAGAAGTCGATGAGCTCGCGCCGCGCGGCGTCCGCCGAGGTCGTGTCCACGTGCAGAGCGTGCCAGCCCGGGCGCCCCCGGGTGCGGCGTGCACAGTTCCTGCGCAGACTTTCACCAGGTCGCCCGTCGTCGGCGGACCCCGGCAGATCCCCCGCGGCCCCCCGGCCGACCCCGCGCGGCGCGGCCGGGGTGACGGACGAGACAGGCCCCGGAGTGGCGCCGCTCGAATCATGGGATGAATATGGCCGGACACGACAACGACAGGAGCGGGACGTGGCACGCAGCAGCACGGTGGCCGACCAGCTCGTCGCCCAGGTGGTGGCGGCCGGCGCGACGCACATCTACGGCATCGTCGGGGACAGCCTGAACCCGGTGGTCGACGCGGTCCGGCGGGCGCAGAAGGACGGCGCGGACATCCAGTGGGTGCACGTCCGGCACGAGGAGGCCGCGGCGTTCGCCGCCGCCGCGGAGGCCGAGATCACCGGCCGGCTCGCGGTCTGCGCGGGCTCCTGCGGGCCGGGCAACCTGCACCTCATCAACGGGCTCTACGACGCGAACCGCAGCCGCGTCCCGGTGCTCGCGATCGCCTCGCACATCCCGAGCGCGCAGATCGGCACCCAGTACTTCCAGGAGACCCACCCCGACCGGCTGTTCGTCGAGTGCTCGGTGTACTCCGAGATGATCTCGTCCGCCGCGCAGGCGCCGCGGGTCATCCGCTCCGCGATCCACCACGCGTACGGCGCCCCGGGCGTCGCCGTGCTGACCCTCCCCGGCGACGTCGCCGACCTCGAGGCGCCGGCCCCCGGTCCCGACACGCTGACCCGGCCGCGCCGCCCCCGCGTCGTCCCCGCGGACGCCGACGTCACGGCGCTCGCCGACGCGATCGACGCCGCGAAGAAGGTCACCATCCTGGCCGGCGCGGGCGTGCGGGGCGCGCACGACGACGTCATCGCCCTGGCCGACAAGATCGCCGCCCCGGTGGGGCACAGCCTGCGCGGCAAGGAGCACATCCAGTACGACAACCCCTTCGACGTCGGGATGACCGGCCTGCTCGGGTACGGCGCGCTCCAGGCGTCGATGGACGAGGCCGACCTGCTGATCCTGCTGGGGACCGACTTCCCGTACGACCAGTTCCTCCCGGCCGGCGTCCGCACGGCGCAGGTTGACATCGACCCCACGCACCTCGGCCGGCGGACGCGCTCCGACCTGGCGGTGGTCGGCGACGTCGGTGAGACGGTGCGGCTGCTGCTCCCGCTGGTGAGCCGCAAGAAGTCCCGGCGGTTCCTCGACTCGATGCTGAAGAAGCACGAGAAGGCCATGTCCGGCGTCGTCGGGGCCTACACGAAGGACGTCGAGCACCACACGCCGATCCACCCCGAGTACGCCGCGGTGGTCCTGGACGAGGAGGCGGCCGACGACGCCGTGTTCACCGTGGACACCGGCATGGGCAACGTCTGGGCCGCGCGCTACCTGACGCCGAACGGGCGGCGCCGGGTCATCGGGTCGTTCCTGCACGGCTCGATGGCGAACGCCGTCCCGCACGCGATCGGCGCGGCCTTCGCCGCCCGGGACTCCGGCGCCCGGCAGAAGCACGTGGTCGCGATCGCCGGCGACGGCGGCCTGTCGATGCTGCTCGGCGAGCTGGTCACGCTCGTGCACTACCAGCTGCCCGTGAAGATCATCCTGTTCGACAACGCGACGCTCGGCATGGTGCGGCTCGAGATGCTCGTGGACGGGCTGCCCTCGTTCGGCACGGACTCCCCGTCGGTCGACTACGCCGCGGTCGCGAGCGCCATCGGCATCCCGTCGGTCCGCGTCGAGGACCCCACGCAGATCCGCACCGCGCTGCGCGAGGCGTTCGCGCACGACGGTCCCGCGCTCGTCGACCTGGTCACGGACCCGCGGGCGCTGTCGATCCCGCCGAAGATCACGCGGCAGCAGGTCAGCGGGTTCACGGCGGCGATGAGCAAGGAGATCCTCGGCGGGGGCATGGGCGAGGTCATGGCGATGGCCCGCTCCAACCTCCGCAACGTCCCGCGGCCCTGACCGGGCGCACCGAGGCCCGCGGACGGAGTGCGGAGGGCGGCGTCAGTGGAGGTCGCTGAGGGCCGCGCGGATCTCCGTCGTGATCACCGTCATCGCGCGCTCCGCCGCCTCGGGGTCGCGGGCGCGGATCGCGTCGGCCACCGCGTCGTGCGCGTCGAGGGCCTCGGGGCGGGGGCGGTCGGGCATGAGGCCGTGCCGGGTGCGGCCGGCGAGCACCTCGGCGACGACGCCGGTCAGCGCGGCGAACATCTCGTTCCGGCCGGCGCGCAGCAGCAGCGCGTGGAACTCGATGTCGCAGACCACGAACTCGTCCAGGCGGCCGGCCTCGCCCAGCTCGCGCATCCGGGCGACCAGCACGAGCAGCCGGTCCACCTCGCCGGGGTCGGCGTGCCGGGCGGCGGCCGCGGCGGCGACGGGCTCGACGGCGGCGCGCAGCTCGGTGAGCGACCGGAGCTGCGCGAGCCGGCCCGGGCCGGCCAGCCGCCACCGGATGACGCGCGGATCGAACACCATCCAGTCGGCGGCCGGGCGCACCACGAGGCCGACGCGGCGGCGGGAGGTCACGAGGCCGAGGTGCTCGAGCATCCGCATGGTCTCGCGCGCGACCGTCCGGGAGACCGCGAACCGCTGCTGGATCTGCTCGAGGGTGAGCACGGAGCCCTCGGGCAGGGCACCGGCCGTGATCTCGGAGCCGATCACCTCCAGCACGGTGCTGTGCAGCACCTCGACGCCCACCGCTCCTCCTCGCGCCCGGTGCGGGGGCGGTCCGGTCGACGCGCGCCACCCGGGCAGCCGTGCCAGGGTCGCACACGGAGCGCGGACGACCAATGCGGGCGACTGGTGCGATCTTTGGTTTTCAAAGGTCGCACCTTTGTGCGACAGTGTGCCGGTGCCCCGGACGGTTCCGGGGCGCGACCGGACGTACCGCGCCCGGACGACGACGTCGAGGAGGGCACTGATGCCTGAGGTGCAGCACCTGGTGGTCATGGGGGTCGCGGGGTCGGGCAAGACCACGACCGCGCAGATCCTCGCCGACCGCCTGAACTGGCCGTACGCGGAGGCGGACGAGTTCCACCCGCAGGCCAACATCGACAAGATG contains:
- a CDS encoding SCO7613 C-terminal domain-containing membrane protein; this encodes MDTTSADAARRELIDFSRCAACGATLRVARCDRCGLDLAGAEGSRIAEASRAAVRALDERQRVIDAVRAAQQARSAGAAGGVPGASTWVPGAPYGDAAPVPPVAAAQPAHAAQPSPVQPASLAPAGRPAPLPGPAAPVLPVPPYLRGPAPAPAPRAERPFDVARLFALAGAGLVAAAALVFAFFVLAEAPAARVVVLLLATAGAAAGTLVLRRTGIGGSAEAVGGLVAALAVVDAWVVAELADAPARWVVLAVLLAGVGTGLPAAGLAARVRSWTVAVLALPLVPLCVAGAVGGPWAWHLGLLAAGLVTLVRVPLGRAVAGRFERSSPALDGLLVLAAAVLLVAALAATVALPSPVRGWDSGGIAVGLLLAAAVAAVQTRSGQAAAWTSASGALTVLGAVVAAIGAVPSGGGAGPVAGAGAWTLLVALPLAGGTPTATDVLYRARVTGGWVALVLATVPGAVAGTGSTLALLGALGAPVPDLLGPAAFAEAGGSGVGPVLALAVLAGALAAIGRIPLAPVRHRPWPGAVPAGIAGVPGAGLPGSGLPGGVGGPALVPVVRPPAVVAFGRACLPAAVVLAVAAATGLLHPWSPALLVGELVLAVLLVEAARRLPSRDAGTEPPTAGAVPAAATPWRATLVAAAFAQLAFLTALSWVSRPTAALGAVAAVVLLLRTRRLVTADLRGVLVAAGAAYAGAVLAVLLGWLGWDGFGVAGGVSVALTVAAVVLTVVPRVGRDTWLAVLAVAVVPAGVAVVAVAADRTWWSAGAAAALLVLEGVLLDTRVRPVPAWLRVLAAALVVPTLAVALICAGAVLLPGSASPVLLPVVAVLAAAAAVAAPPVAGRLRRRALDVPAEHARVALEAAAAATGAVALLLAIARDSTGAGTVLVVCAILAAGGTAVARRPDRRPVWWASAALWTGVVWSALAWWEVGLVEAYTVPPALAAVVVGTLLSRRADGWRPLVQSGTALLVAPTLLLAVLGRETGLRSAVLLACAALAVGVAVLADADADPDADRAAGPAPRARALRVLTDALLGGAAVAALAGAVRSAHLAASTPQGSPAGDARLFGVALLWSLAGAVLLGAACRLLARRSADDRAALLRRWALGPALVAGTVGVLVAVRPSWAAVWTGWVVELGLLALAVLAVRADVARPRPAGPAAPDSPASPSALVLPPGWFLWLGGLAWAIGAWSTRLLRVEVFALPLGLALTAMGLVALRASLADRATPATPATPARRSAAGWPVGYEGSVATLTPGVLATLGPSMLAIWTDPMTWRAILVVVLALGFMLLGARQLLRAPLVVGAAALPVAVVSVFAAQIGRTISAGPWLLTLLAAGGLLLVLGIFAERRRAGAQDDQGAPRVLR
- a CDS encoding pyruvate dehydrogenase, giving the protein MARSSTVADQLVAQVVAAGATHIYGIVGDSLNPVVDAVRRAQKDGADIQWVHVRHEEAAAFAAAAEAEITGRLAVCAGSCGPGNLHLINGLYDANRSRVPVLAIASHIPSAQIGTQYFQETHPDRLFVECSVYSEMISSAAQAPRVIRSAIHHAYGAPGVAVLTLPGDVADLEAPAPGPDTLTRPRRPRVVPADADVTALADAIDAAKKVTILAGAGVRGAHDDVIALADKIAAPVGHSLRGKEHIQYDNPFDVGMTGLLGYGALQASMDEADLLILLGTDFPYDQFLPAGVRTAQVDIDPTHLGRRTRSDLAVVGDVGETVRLLLPLVSRKKSRRFLDSMLKKHEKAMSGVVGAYTKDVEHHTPIHPEYAAVVLDEEAADDAVFTVDTGMGNVWAARYLTPNGRRRVIGSFLHGSMANAVPHAIGAAFAARDSGARQKHVVAIAGDGGLSMLLGELVTLVHYQLPVKIILFDNATLGMVRLEMLVDGLPSFGTDSPSVDYAAVASAIGIPSVRVEDPTQIRTALREAFAHDGPALVDLVTDPRALSIPPKITRQQVSGFTAAMSKEILGGGMGEVMAMARSNLRNVPRP
- a CDS encoding FadR/GntR family transcriptional regulator, whose product is MGVEVLHSTVLEVIGSEITAGALPEGSVLTLEQIQQRFAVSRTVARETMRMLEHLGLVTSRRRVGLVVRPAADWMVFDPRVIRWRLAGPGRLAQLRSLTELRAAVEPVAAAAAARHADPGEVDRLLVLVARMRELGEAGRLDEFVVCDIEFHALLLRAGRNEMFAALTGVVAEVLAGRTRHGLMPDRPRPEALDAHDAVADAIRARDPEAAERAMTVITTEIRAALSDLH